From one Pectinophora gossypiella unplaced genomic scaffold, ilPecGoss1.1 Pgos_125, whole genome shotgun sequence genomic stretch:
- the LOC126380840 gene encoding uncharacterized protein LOC126380840: MNTIEELDIDYLITLIQEREIIWDKSNVDFKNKNLKTKAWEDISKVLFPDYENFTAERKNKVGNDLIKKWRSVKDNYFRYSKKLKEASKSGSGATKLKKYHLYNQLFFLRKVEQNATESSLDSPREINNESTSTNDDITTDNTPRYVPVARKRAMQMDEFEREGLKLLKEPENRHMSFFRAILPSIQEFSDRETLRFQSKVIQIIDEMRYGQTSSYVSGPSTSHQPSYGYQTANFQSTYISNSITSPETSQASEETVYDFSNL; this comes from the exons ATGAATACCATTGAAGAACTTGACATAGATTACTTGATTACATTGATACAGGAAAGGGAAATTATATGGGACAAATCAAACgtagattttaaaaataaaaatttaaaaacaaaagcctGGGAAGACATATCAAAAGTTTTATTTCCTGATTACGAGAATTTCACAGCTGAACGAAAAAACAAAGTTG GTAatgatttaataaagaaatggaGAAGTGTAAAAGATAATTACTTCAGatattcaaaaaaattaaaagaagcaTCAAAATCGGGCTCGGGCGCTACGAAACTGAAGAAGTATCATTTATAtaatcaacttttttttttgagaaaagTGGAACAAAATGCCACCGAATCTAGCTTAGACTCGCCTAGAGAAATCAACAATGAATCTACGTCTACAAATGATGACATTACCACAGACAACACTCCTCGCTATGTTCCAGTCGCGCGCAAAAGGGCAATGCAAATGGATGAGTTTGAAAGAGAAGGACTAAAACTTCTCAAGGAGCCGGAAAATCGCCATATGTCCTTTTTCAGAGCTATATTGCCATCTATTCAAGAATTTTCCGACCGAGAAACTCTCCGTTTCCAAAGTAAAGTTATACAAATTATAGATGAAATGCGGTATGGACAAACATCATCATATGTGAGTGGCCCATCAACGTCTCACCAACCATCATATGGGTATCAAACAGCAAATTTTCAAAGTACATACATTTCTAATTCAATTACATCTCCAGAAACATCACAAGCAAGTGAAGAAACTGTATACGATTTTTCTAATTTGTAA